The Fibrobacter sp. genomic interval CAAGAGCCTGGTGAGCCTCAAGCAATCCAGGAAACCGTGGCTCACTCGAATCGAAGGCCCCGTAGAATTCGACAAGTGGCTTTCCGCATACGAAGGCGACCTCGTGCTCTGTGACATCGACGGCCAGAAGGCTGCGCCCTCCATAGAGCGCCCGACCGCTCTCCTCATCGGGCCGGAAGGCGGCTTTTCGCCCCGGGAAATCGAAGCCGTAAAGAACTACAACCGCGGAAAATCGACGCCCATCAGCCTCGGGAAAACACGCCTGAGGGCAAGGACCGCGGCCATCGTCGCCCTCGGAAAATTCTTCTAAATCGCCGAATTTTCGCTTTATTCAGCAATTATCGCCGTTAATCACCAAAAAACGAGTTTTTTTCCATTACGGCTTGACTTTGACATTTGTTTAAAATATTTTTGCTTAAAGACTTCATTTAGGCCCAAGAAGGGAAAACAAAAAAGGAGTTATATATGAAGAAGTTGATTGTTGCCATCGCCGCGGCATTCCTCATGATCGGCTGTAGCTCTACCCCGCAAGAAAAATCTGCAGACAAGCTCATCGAAATGCAGATGCTCAAGAAGAAATACCTCAAGGACAACATTCCCGCCGGCATGGGCATCGGAGTCTCCACCAACGAACAGCTCGCTTTGGAATTGGCCGACCAGAACGCCCGTGTAGACCTCGCCAAGGTAATCGACGCGCAGACGAAGGCTCTCGTCAAGAACTTCAAGGAAGACGTGAACGACCAGGTCGCCGAACACTTCCAGACCACCTCCAAGACCGTCGTGGACACCCACATGAGCGGCGCCACCCTTACCGACGTGCAGGTAGAAACCACCGAGGACGGCCACTTCAAAGTTTACGGAGTCATGGCCCTCAACGCGAACCTCGTCGATGAACTCGTCAAGAGCCTCCAGGCATCCGGAACCTACGACGATGCCATCGCCGGCAAGATCCGCGCAGCCGCCAGCAAGGCCTATACCGAACTCGACGGAGAAACCGCGAAATAGTCGAAATCTCGCAAATTGCGCCATTTTGAACGGGACCGGCTTCGCCGGGCCCTTCTTTTTTTTGGTTTTCTGAAAAAAAAAGCCCCCTTTCCCCACCAATTTTTGTTATATTTGCATATATCAAAATATTTGCATAAACCAAGCGTGGTAGACCGGGCCACGAAAAACAACCGCGAGGTGACATGAAAATCGTCGATATCCTGAAGCAAGACAAGATGAGCCTTTCGTTCGAAGTATTCCCGCCCAAGAAGGAAACCAGTTTCGAAAGCGTCAGGACGGCAACGGAAGCCATCGCGGCACTCGGCCCCGCGTTCATGAGCGTCACCTACGGCGCGGGTGGCGGCGTGAGCCACTACACCCTCGACATCGCGAAGAACCTCAAGCAAAAATTCGGCATCCCGATGCTCGCCCACCTCACCTGCGTTTCGAGCAGCAAGGATACGGTGCACCAGCGCATCGACGAAATGAAGGCCGCAGGCATCAAGAACGTGATGGCCCTGCGCGGCGACCTCACCCCGGAACTCCTCGAGAAGGGCCGCGACAACTGCGACTACCACTACGCCGTGGAACTCATCCGCGAACTCAAGGAAAGCGATTCCGACTTCTGCATCGGCGCGGCCTGCTACCCCGAAAAGCACCCCGAAAGCGCGAACCAGGCCGAAGACATCAAGCACCTCAAGGAGAAGGTCGACGCGGGCGCAGACTTCCTCACCACGCAGATGGTCTTCGACAACAACCTGTTCTTCAGTTTCCTCTACAAGCTGCGCGACGCCGGCGTGAACTGCCCCGTGCTCCCCGGCATCATGCCCATCACGAACGCGAACCAGGTGGAACGCGCCATCAAGCTTTCGGGTTCCTTCATGCCGCAGCGCTTCAAGTCGCTCGTCGACAAGTTCGGGAGCGATCCCGAGGCCATGAAGCAGGCGGGCATCATCTATGCGGCCGACCAGATTATCGACCTGTACGCGAACGGCATCACGAACGTACACGTGTATTCCATGAACAAGCCCGACGTGGCCGAAGGCATCTTGAAGAACGTCTCCGCGATTCTCGGAAAGAATTTCTCGGCATAAGCAAACACCCCCGGCTTACGCACGAGGGCATCACCATTCACCGATAAAATTTGACGACCATTTCCACAATCGGAGATGGCCGTTTTTCAATTCTCGCCGAGGCACAAAAAAACGCCTTCCCATGAGCAGGGAAAGCGTCAATTAGACTTGTGACTAGACCGGACTAGCGGTCGTGGATATCCACGCACTCACGCACGTTACGGGCAGCAAACATACGGCCACGGCGCGGGTCAAGGCAATCCACGCGACCCGGGTGGTTGCGGTGGAAGTCAACCGTCATCCAACGGGTACCGTCGTTGCAGAAATAATCCCAACGGCCTTCGGCGTCACCACGGTCGCAGCGGCCTTCGATCATCGGACGGCGGTTGCGGTAGTCAACGCGGTAATGATGTTCACGCGGACGGCAATCCGGCTTCTGGAAGCGGCATTCGAGGCGTTCACGCGGAGGAGGCGGAGGAGGCGGATTGTGGTGTTTGTTGTTTTCAACGCGAACGCTGAAGCCAGCCCAAGCACCGGAAGAGAGCAGCAGGGTCGCTGCAAGAACTGCTAAAAGGGATCGTTTCATTGTTTCTCCTTATTATAAAAGCGAAAAAAAACGTTGTTTTCCAAATATAAGTTAAAAATCTTCGAAAAGACAATAACCCGAGGAAAAAAAAGCAAAAACAAGGCCAAATTAAATCAATTCATCGGGCGGAAGGTGTTCTGCGCTCTCCGGTTCCTGGTAGAACGACTCGGGCACCTGCACCTGATTCTGGAAATAAGCCCTGTGTGCAGCAATCACGCGTTCGCGGGCGAACGCGGCATCCTGCCATTCGCCGATCTGCACGTCCTTGCCTTCCAGTTCCTTGTAGTTCTGGAAGAAGTTGCGCGTGATGCGCAAAAACATCTGGTCGACATCACCTATGTCCTTGATGGGCCTAGGGTTAAATGTCGGAACGCCAAGCACCTTGTAATCCTTCTTGCCGCCGTCAGTCATGTCGAGGGCGCCGATTACGCGGCAGGTGCACACAGAACCCGTCATCATCGAGGCGGGGCTGTAGATGAGCATATCGAGCGCGTCGCCGTCGTCGGCCTTGGTGCTCGGGATAAAACCGTAAGTGCAGGGGTAGCTCATGGAGCTGAGCAGGCAGCGGTCCAGGCGGAACACGTGCAGGCGTTCGTCATACTCGTACTTGAGGCTGGTATCCTTGCCGATTTCCACGACGCAGTCCACTTCGTAGGGGTACTTACGTCCGATGGGGAGATCCAGATAGTTAATTGCCATTTATACTCCGAAGGCTCGACGTCGGGCCTATTTTTCATTTTTTGGTCAAATTGTTAACACAAATTTAACCTTTTTATAACAAATAGTCAAGGCGAAGCGGTTTTCTGGAACGTCGAACGAGCGGTCTCCGCGAGCCGGAGGCGGCTCGTATTGACGAGCCGTCAAAGGCGAGAGCGAGTGAGGATCCGGAGGTTTCAACGCCTGGAACGTCGAACGAGCGGTCTTATCTACTTCTCCAACGTGATGACGTGACCTTGTCAAACAGCCCGAAGTAAAACACCGGCTCGCCCTTGTCGGGGCTGTACCCCACTTCGAAACGGATGCGGTCGAGCGCCGGAATCACCAGGTGGATACCGCCATAGACGGCACCCTCGTAATTATCCCAGCCGGGGCGGCCCTTGTCCCAGAGCAGGCTCCCGTCGAAGCCGGCCACAAGCTGCACCCCATAGAAGAAGTTTATGCCCCAGATGCTCGCGGCGTGCCTTTCCATAAGCACGAAGCGTTCCTCGAGCGTGAGCAAGGCCTCGTGGACCCCAAGAGAGCCCGAGTCGGCCTCGTGCCCGCGAAACGTATTGGCGCCGCCATGGTAGTAGTAATCGTAAAATTCCACATCGCCCGGACGGTAACGTACGAGAGCCGTCGCACCCGTTATAAAACGCCCGAAGGTCTTGTAGGCCCGCGCATCCGTCAAAAGTTCCCAGTAGTTTTCGCCCTTCAGCGAAGAACACTCCAGGCCCTCGCCGCATTCGCTGTTGCTCACCATGAAGTTCGAACCCGCGCCCACATGGGTGAGCATGTATTCGAAATACGTTCCCTTGCGGGTATCCAGCTTGCTGTCGCGGTAATCCAAGGCAATGCCGGCACCGATTTCAGGTAGGATAGCCCCGCCCCACGTGGATATCATGCGCAAGGCCGCCGTGCCAAGCAGGGAAAAATGTTCCTTCACTTCGTAATCCACGTCAAAATCCCACAGCAGACTCCTTTCCGGGAAATCCCTGATTTCGTCGTAGCTGTCGGTCATCAGGAACTCAAAATTCCACCCGAGCGGCGTCCCGAACAGGTAAGGGGAACTGGCGTAGAAAGCGACCTCGTTCTTGTCGAAAAACGGGTCGACCGTCGTGCGGTACTGGACTTCGAGCCGGATATCCTCGCCCAGCACGTTGATGTTGGCCAGCGCAAGGCCGAGCATCAGGCCGTCACGGTCGGTCTTCTTGCCCGCGGGCGCGGGAATCCAGCGGAATATTTCCTTGAAATGGTACGTGAGCTTTATGGAAGTCGGTTCGGCAAGCTCACCAACCTTGTCGCACGAGACGGTAATTTCGGTGAACAGGTCAAGGTCCTGCAGGCGGGCTTTTTCAATCTCGAATTTTTCCTTCGAGAACGCCTCCCCCACACGGTTCAAGAGTTCGCGTTCCACCACGCGGGGCTTCGTATGCTCGAGGCCCTTGAAATCCACCTGGGCAATCACCGTTCCCTCAGCGCACCCCGAAACAGCCGCCTTGCCGGAATCCGGAGCGGCAACCTCCGCAAACGAAAGCGCGGCAAAGAAAAGAACAAGACAAAGGGACTTACAGCGCAGCATTTATTTTGTCCTCAGCTTTTTAAATTCAGCGCGAGCCTTCTGCATGTCCGCCGTAAAAGCAGGTTCGGCATGGAGCCTCGCAAAAGCCGCAGAGACAATCACCTTGGACGCATCCACGTCGCTCTGCCAGTGGAAACCCGCGATGACACGGCTCTGGCCCCATTCATAGGCGTACTTCAGCACGGCATCGGCAGCATCCGGATTGATTTCTACGAGCACCAGCGCAAATGTCCAGGCGCGGACCGTATGCCCCGAAGGGTACGAACCGTTATTCCGCAGTTTGTCTTCTTCCTCGGGAATCAAGGTCGGCTCATTGAAGCGGTCGTACGGGCGCCTGCGCATGTAATGCTTCTTGAACTTGCTGCTCTTTATGGTCTGGATAGACCGTTCCAGGACATTCATGATGGCGGGAGTTTTCTTGGCCGAAATTTCCATGCCGAAGGGCTCGCTGAACATCTTGGCCATACTCGCCGGGTCCGAGACCGCCTGCGCTATGGCGAGGGCCGCACGCGCAGAATCGGCACGCATGGACTTGCCCCACATATACTGCGAAACATCGTACTTAAACTGGGCCGAAGCCGTATCGGGCGGAGGCGGGTAAAAAACGAGCGCATCGGGCATTTTATCGATGTCGACATAGGGCTTTACATCCTTTGCCTGGGCAAAGGCTAGCACAAGGACAAGGATTAGCGGAATAATTCTAAAACGCGGCATATTCACAAAATAAAAAATTTCTATATTTGCGTCGTCGCAAATTAGCTTTTTTGAGGTTTGTCATGTTAGACTTTCTCGCAAACTACTGGCCCTGGCTCATCGCCGTCGTCGTCGTGGTCCTGGCCGTTTTCGCATTCCGCGGGCTCCGCAAGGCCCTCAAGGAAGGCGGTGGCGCATTCAATCTTGAAACCATCAAGAAGAATACCGACCCGAACTTCGCCGCCCTGAAGCAGAAGTCCAAGGCGCTCCTCGCCGACGCCGACATGATCTGCGAAACGAAGGAAGGCAGCAACCTCGTCATGCCCAAGAAAGAGGACATGATGTTCTTCCGCCGCGCCGTGAAGCAAAAGTACAAGCTCGCCATGTTCCTCGTGCCCGGCACCAACAAGGTCGTGTACTTCTTCTGCAAAACGGAACAGGGCCTGCGCCGCCGTATCGAGAACCTGGTCATCAACCAGAAGTTCCGCGAAGGCAAGCCGCCTTACATCGACGCCGCCACCGGCGAAAAGCTGAAGTACCCGAGGTAACCAAAGGTCACCAGTTGCTAGTTCCTAGCGGCTAGGTAACTGGCAGGGGAAAGCCTTCCCCTGGCTCGCACAGCGACCTCGCTGTTGCTCGCCACCCCTTCTAGCGGGGACACCCCGCAACGCCCCATCGCGACCGTTCGACTCAAATGCAATATAGACACCTCCGGTCTCGTCTCACTCTCGCCAACAAGACTCGTTAAGACGAGTCGATTACGGCTCACGAATCATGACCTACAACGACCTTGCATTAGCGGAAGAAGAAAACAAGCTGGAGGCTGCGATTGCGCAGTCGAA includes:
- the metF gene encoding methylenetetrahydrofolate reductase [NAD(P)H] — its product is MKIVDILKQDKMSLSFEVFPPKKETSFESVRTATEAIAALGPAFMSVTYGAGGGVSHYTLDIAKNLKQKFGIPMLAHLTCVSSSKDTVHQRIDEMKAAGIKNVMALRGDLTPELLEKGRDNCDYHYAVELIRELKESDSDFCIGAACYPEKHPESANQAEDIKHLKEKVDAGADFLTTQMVFDNNLFFSFLYKLRDAGVNCPVLPGIMPITNANQVERAIKLSGSFMPQRFKSLVDKFGSDPEAMKQAGIIYAADQIIDLYANGITNVHVYSMNKPDVAEGILKNVSAILGKNFSA
- a CDS encoding inorganic diphosphatase; translated protein: MAINYLDLPIGRKYPYEVDCVVEIGKDTSLKYEYDERLHVFRLDRCLLSSMSYPCTYGFIPSTKADDGDALDMLIYSPASMMTGSVCTCRVIGALDMTDGGKKDYKVLGVPTFNPRPIKDIGDVDQMFLRITRNFFQNYKELEGKDVQIGEWQDAAFARERVIAAHRAYFQNQVQVPESFYQEPESAEHLPPDELI
- a CDS encoding POTRA domain-containing protein, which produces MLRCKSLCLVLFFAALSFAEVAAPDSGKAAVSGCAEGTVIAQVDFKGLEHTKPRVVERELLNRVGEAFSKEKFEIEKARLQDLDLFTEITVSCDKVGELAEPTSIKLTYHFKEIFRWIPAPAGKKTDRDGLMLGLALANINVLGEDIRLEVQYRTTVDPFFDKNEVAFYASSPYLFGTPLGWNFEFLMTDSYDEIRDFPERSLLWDFDVDYEVKEHFSLLGTAALRMISTWGGAILPEIGAGIALDYRDSKLDTRKGTYFEYMLTHVGAGSNFMVSNSECGEGLECSSLKGENYWELLTDARAYKTFGRFITGATALVRYRPGDVEFYDYYYHGGANTFRGHEADSGSLGVHEALLTLEERFVLMERHAASIWGINFFYGVQLVAGFDGSLLWDKGRPGWDNYEGAVYGGIHLVIPALDRIRFEVGYSPDKGEPVFYFGLFDKVTSSRWRSR
- a CDS encoding phosphatase PAP2 family protein, translating into MPRFRIIPLILVLVLAFAQAKDVKPYVDIDKMPDALVFYPPPPDTASAQFKYDVSQYMWGKSMRADSARAALAIAQAVSDPASMAKMFSEPFGMEISAKKTPAIMNVLERSIQTIKSSKFKKHYMRRRPYDRFNEPTLIPEEEDKLRNNGSYPSGHTVRAWTFALVLVEINPDAADAVLKYAYEWGQSRVIAGFHWQSDVDASKVIVSAAFARLHAEPAFTADMQKARAEFKKLRTK